Proteins from a single region of Novosphingobium sp. CECT 9465:
- a CDS encoding DUF805 domain-containing protein: MNWMILPYRRYAEFSGRSRRREYWSFALFYFIAMIVLNALFGTNDLESGNGAFVYGSRLVGAGGWIGGLFWLVSIVPGLAVSIRRLHDQDRTGWLLLLWLIPFFGWFALFVLMCLDGTRGPNRFGPDPKNPTPVDVFR; the protein is encoded by the coding sequence ATGAACTGGATGATCCTGCCCTATCGCCGCTATGCCGAATTTTCGGGGCGATCGCGCCGTCGCGAATACTGGAGCTTCGCGCTGTTCTATTTCATCGCGATGATCGTGCTGAACGCGCTGTTCGGGACGAATGATCTGGAAAGCGGCAATGGCGCGTTCGTCTATGGCAGTCGGCTCGTAGGCGCGGGCGGGTGGATCGGTGGATTGTTCTGGCTGGTCAGCATCGTGCCGGGTCTCGCCGTATCAATCCGTCGGCTGCACGATCAGGACCGTACAGGCTGGCTCCTGCTGCTGTGGCTGATCCCGTTCTTCGGCTGGTTCGCGCTTTTCGTGCTGATGTGCCTCGATGGCACACGCGGCCCTAACCGCTTCGGACCGGACCCGAAGAACCCGACGCCGGTGGACGTGTTTCGCTGA
- a CDS encoding replication-associated recombination protein A: MADLFAPQPQDRPPPAASAEAPLADRLRPRDLSDVIGQDHLTGPDGAIGRTVAAGKLTSMILWGPPGTGKTSIARLLAEAVGMRYIAISAVFSGVADLKKVFAEAEAMALAGRRTLLFVDEIHRFNRAQQDGFLPVVENGTITLVGATTENPSFALNAALLSRAQVLILHRLDATALGTLLARAEAITGLRLPLTPPARDALVASADGDGRFLLNQAETLFDVSLPAPLDPEGLGKFLMRRVAVYDKDRDGHYNLISALHKSVRGSDPQAALYYMARMLVAGEEPLYVLRRLVRMAVEDIGLADPQALVQCLAAKDAYEFLGSPEGELAIVQALLYIATAPKSNAAYTAHKAAWKSARETGSLAPPSNILNAPTKLMKDIGYGAGYAYDHDAPDGFSGADYWPEGMAPQTYYRPVERGFEREVARRLEWWERKRRERGGE; encoded by the coding sequence ATGGCCGACCTTTTCGCCCCGCAACCGCAGGACCGACCCCCGCCCGCCGCCAGCGCCGAAGCGCCGCTGGCTGACCGGCTGCGGCCGCGCGATTTGTCGGACGTGATCGGCCAGGACCACCTGACCGGACCGGACGGCGCCATCGGACGGACGGTGGCCGCGGGCAAGCTGACCTCGATGATCCTGTGGGGTCCGCCAGGGACCGGCAAGACCAGCATCGCCCGCCTGCTCGCCGAAGCGGTGGGCATGCGTTATATAGCCATCAGCGCGGTGTTTTCCGGTGTAGCAGACCTCAAGAAGGTGTTTGCCGAAGCGGAGGCCATGGCGCTGGCCGGACGCCGGACGCTGCTGTTCGTGGATGAAATTCACCGCTTCAACCGTGCGCAGCAGGATGGCTTTCTGCCGGTGGTCGAAAACGGCACGATCACGCTGGTCGGCGCGACGACCGAGAACCCCAGTTTTGCGCTGAATGCTGCGCTGTTATCGCGCGCGCAAGTGCTGATCCTGCATCGGCTGGATGCCACCGCGCTCGGTACGCTCCTCGCGCGTGCAGAGGCCATCACCGGCCTGCGCCTCCCCCTTACACCGCCTGCGCGCGATGCATTGGTGGCATCGGCCGATGGCGACGGACGGTTCCTGCTCAATCAGGCCGAAACCTTGTTCGACGTATCGCTGCCCGCACCGCTTGACCCCGAAGGCCTGGGCAAGTTCCTGATGCGGCGCGTGGCGGTGTACGACAAGGACCGCGACGGGCATTACAACCTGATCTCGGCATTGCATAAAAGTGTGCGCGGATCGGACCCGCAGGCGGCGCTCTATTACATGGCGCGGATGCTGGTGGCGGGCGAGGAACCGCTATACGTGCTGCGTCGGCTGGTGCGCATGGCGGTGGAGGACATCGGTCTGGCCGATCCGCAAGCCCTGGTGCAATGCCTCGCCGCCAAGGATGCCTACGAATTTCTCGGCAGCCCGGAAGGCGAACTGGCGATCGTGCAGGCGCTGCTCTATATCGCCACGGCACCCAAATCGAATGCAGCCTACACCGCACACAAGGCCGCGTGGAAATCGGCGCGTGAGACCGGATCTCTGGCGCCACCGTCCAACATCCTGAATGCGCCGACCAAGCTGATGAAGGACATCGGCTATGGCGCAGGCTATGCCTATGACCATGATGCGCCGGACGGTTTCTCCGGTGCAGACTACTGGCCCGAAGGCATGGCACCGCAGACCTACTATCGCCCGGTCGAGCGCGGGTTCGAACGCGAAGTGGCGCGAAGGCTGGAATGGTGGGAGCGCAAACGGCGCGAGCGCGGCGGGGAATGA
- a CDS encoding DUF805 domain-containing protein — protein MEWMLMPYRRYADFSGRSRRKEYWMFVLFTFLVVAVSMILMFAGGMNLDEEGQSQPGALFWLGAAILGIWGIGTFIPSIAVQVRRFHDQDKSGWMVLLGLIPYVGSLIVFIFMCIEGTRGSNRFGPDPKNPTDADVFG, from the coding sequence ATGGAATGGATGCTGATGCCGTATCGGCGTTATGCCGATTTTTCCGGGCGCTCGCGGCGCAAGGAATACTGGATGTTCGTGCTGTTCACTTTCCTTGTCGTGGCGGTATCCATGATCCTGATGTTTGCCGGTGGCATGAATCTTGATGAAGAAGGACAATCGCAGCCCGGAGCGTTGTTCTGGCTCGGCGCGGCGATCCTTGGAATATGGGGAATCGGCACTTTTATTCCATCAATCGCGGTGCAGGTGCGACGCTTTCACGATCAGGACAAGTCGGGTTGGATGGTCCTTTTGGGCCTCATCCCGTATGTAGGCAGCCTGATCGTATTCATCTTCATGTGCATTGAAGGTACGCGCGGCTCAAACCGTTTCGGCCCGGACCCGAAGAACCCGACCGACGCCGACGTGTTCGGCTGA
- the typA gene encoding translational GTPase TypA yields the protein MSAHQRNIAIIAHVDHGKTTLVDQLFRQSGTFRDNQRIEERAMDSNDLEKERGITILAKCTSVEWEGTRINIVDTPGHADFGGEVERILSMVDGVILLVDSSEGAMPQTKFVTGKALALGLKPIVVVNKIDRQDERTQEVLDEVFDLFVSLDANDEQLEFPVLFASGRNGYASEDPSAREGTLTPLFQKIVDHVPAPSADPDGPFKFLVTLLDRDNFLGRILTGLVFSGTVKTNQAIHALDSDGNIVETGRASKIMTFRGLERVPTEEAVAGDIISIAGLTTATVANTIADTSVTEPLHAQPIDPPTLSMRFAVNDSPMAGREGSKVTSRMIRDRLEREAESNVAIKVTESSDKDSFEVAGRGELQLGVLIETMRREGFELGISRPRVLYGTDENGQRTEPYETVVIDVDDEHSGTVVEKMAIRKGEMIDMRPSGGGKTRITFSAPSRGLIGYHGEFLSDTRGTGIMNRLFEKYGPHKGKIEGRKNGVLISNGAGEANAYALGPLEERGILFVGVGTPLYEGMIIGENAKPEDLEVNPMKSKQLTNFRSTGKDDAIRLTPPKVMTLEQAIAYIDDDEMVEVTPKSIRLRKAILDPNERKKASRKKEAA from the coding sequence ATGTCCGCCCACCAGCGTAATATCGCGATCATCGCCCACGTCGACCACGGCAAGACCACGCTCGTTGACCAGCTTTTCCGCCAGTCCGGCACTTTCCGTGACAACCAGCGCATCGAAGAGCGCGCGATGGATTCCAACGATCTCGAAAAGGAACGCGGGATCACCATTCTGGCCAAGTGCACCTCGGTCGAATGGGAAGGCACCCGCATCAACATCGTCGACACTCCCGGCCACGCCGACTTCGGTGGCGAGGTGGAGCGCATCCTTTCGATGGTCGATGGCGTGATCCTGCTGGTCGACAGCTCCGAAGGTGCCATGCCGCAGACCAAGTTCGTCACCGGCAAGGCGCTGGCACTGGGCCTCAAGCCCATCGTCGTCGTCAACAAGATCGACCGCCAGGACGAACGTACGCAGGAAGTGCTCGACGAAGTGTTCGACCTGTTCGTCAGCCTCGATGCCAATGACGAACAGCTTGAATTCCCCGTCCTGTTCGCTTCGGGCCGCAATGGCTATGCCAGCGAGGATCCCTCGGCGCGCGAAGGCACGTTGACCCCGCTGTTCCAGAAGATCGTCGATCACGTGCCCGCCCCTTCGGCAGACCCGGACGGTCCGTTCAAGTTCCTCGTCACCTTGCTCGATCGCGACAACTTCCTTGGCCGCATCCTTACCGGCCTGGTGTTTTCGGGCACCGTCAAGACCAACCAGGCGATCCACGCGCTCGACAGCGATGGCAACATCGTCGAAACCGGCCGCGCATCCAAGATCATGACCTTCCGTGGCCTGGAACGTGTGCCCACCGAAGAGGCGGTTGCGGGCGACATCATCTCGATCGCCGGTCTCACCACCGCCACCGTCGCCAATACCATTGCCGACACCAGCGTTACCGAACCGCTCCATGCGCAGCCGATCGATCCGCCAACCCTGTCGATGCGGTTTGCCGTGAACGATTCGCCAATGGCGGGCCGCGAAGGCAGCAAGGTGACCAGCCGCATGATCCGCGATCGTCTGGAACGCGAAGCCGAATCCAACGTGGCGATCAAGGTTACCGAAAGCAGCGACAAGGACAGCTTCGAAGTTGCCGGGCGCGGCGAATTGCAGCTGGGTGTGCTTATCGAAACGATGCGCCGCGAAGGCTTCGAACTCGGCATCAGCCGCCCCCGCGTGCTTTATGGCACCGACGAGAACGGCCAGCGGACCGAACCGTACGAAACCGTCGTGATCGACGTGGATGACGAACACTCCGGCACGGTCGTCGAGAAGATGGCCATCCGCAAGGGCGAGATGATCGACATGCGCCCATCGGGCGGCGGCAAGACCCGCATCACCTTTTCGGCACCGTCGCGCGGCCTCATCGGCTACCATGGCGAATTCCTTTCGGACACGCGCGGCACCGGCATCATGAACCGCCTGTTTGAAAAGTACGGTCCTCACAAGGGCAAGATCGAAGGCCGCAAGAACGGTGTGCTGATCTCGAACGGCGCTGGTGAAGCCAATGCCTATGCCCTCGGCCCGCTCGAAGAACGCGGCATCCTGTTTGTCGGCGTCGGCACCCCTTTGTATGAAGGCATGATCATCGGCGAAAATGCCAAGCCCGAAGATCTCGAAGTCAACCCGATGAAGTCCAAGCAGCTGACGAACTTCCGTTCGACAGGCAAGGACGACGCCATTCGCCTGACGCCGCCCAAGGTCATGACCCTGGAACAGGCGATCGCCTACATCGACGACGATGAAATGGTGGAAGTGACGCCAAAGTCGATCCGTCTGCGCAAGGCCATCCTCGACCCGAACGAGCGCAAGAAGGCCAGCCGCAAGAAGGAAGCGGCATAA
- a CDS encoding PadR family transcriptional regulator: MQFEHGRHARGCNGADRRTAKLAAMIAGRFGGDGPFGSGGPFGEGGPFGGGAPFGGRGGMGGRGGGKRRSGARMFAGGELRLLLLHLVSQQPRHGYDLIRAVGDLAGGEYAPSPGVVYPTLALLVDEGLIVEEAEAGPRKAFAATEAGCTELAEKSEEIAGILARLKAVGDQRERSESPPVRRAMGNLHAVLRNRAMAEGFSTETAHTIADILDEAARRIERL; the protein is encoded by the coding sequence ATGCAATTCGAACATGGCCGTCATGCGCGCGGCTGCAATGGAGCAGATCGGCGTACTGCGAAACTGGCGGCCATGATCGCCGGGCGCTTCGGTGGCGACGGTCCTTTCGGAAGTGGCGGTCCCTTTGGTGAAGGGGGACCCTTCGGCGGAGGGGCGCCATTTGGTGGTCGTGGCGGAATGGGTGGCCGGGGCGGTGGCAAGCGCCGAAGCGGTGCGCGTATGTTCGCAGGCGGCGAACTGCGGCTGCTTCTGCTCCACCTTGTCAGCCAACAGCCGCGCCACGGCTATGACCTGATCCGGGCGGTGGGCGATCTGGCGGGCGGTGAATATGCGCCAAGTCCCGGTGTCGTTTATCCCACGCTCGCGCTGCTGGTCGATGAAGGACTGATCGTCGAGGAAGCTGAAGCTGGTCCGCGAAAGGCCTTTGCCGCAACCGAGGCGGGTTGCACGGAGCTTGCCGAAAAGTCCGAAGAAATCGCGGGCATCCTTGCGCGGCTCAAGGCAGTGGGTGATCAGCGCGAACGGTCCGAAAGTCCGCCGGTTCGCCGCGCGATGGGCAATCTTCACGCCGTCCTGCGCAATCGTGCGATGGCGGAAGGATTTTCCACCGAAACCGCGCACACTATTGCAGATATTCTGGATGAAGCCGCCCGCAGGATCGAGCGCCTTTGA
- a CDS encoding outer membrane protein, with protein sequence MSAALAAVPALAQEAAPGEWDRDSHFSGIYVQGFGGLGMVGENGNTFDFDTNRDGDYDEQVTTLGGANAFSPGFCNGAKGPSRTAGCAPDKAGAEYGARIGFDARSGNIVFGGLLEGSRNDSIDRSTAFSTTPAFYKIARSVDYAISARGRVGFTPGGGALFYGTGGISYAKIDHDFSTSNTANSFAEVNDGDMVWGWQAGGGTEIMVTNNVSLGLEYLYSRYKDDKYSVAVGPGTAPATNPFLLNGGGTNMRIQDKYLDTHALRATVGFRF encoded by the coding sequence ATGTCTGCCGCACTCGCGGCCGTTCCCGCGCTCGCGCAGGAAGCCGCTCCTGGCGAATGGGATCGCGACAGTCACTTCAGCGGCATTTATGTGCAGGGCTTCGGCGGCCTTGGTATGGTGGGTGAGAACGGCAACACCTTCGATTTCGATACCAACCGTGACGGCGATTACGATGAGCAGGTAACGACGCTGGGCGGGGCCAATGCCTTCTCGCCCGGCTTCTGCAACGGTGCCAAGGGACCTTCGCGCACTGCTGGCTGTGCGCCGGACAAGGCCGGGGCCGAATATGGCGCGCGCATCGGTTTTGACGCACGTTCGGGCAACATCGTGTTCGGCGGCCTGCTCGAAGGATCGCGCAACGATTCGATCGATCGCTCCACCGCATTCAGCACGACTCCGGCATTTTACAAGATCGCCCGTTCGGTGGACTACGCCATCTCGGCGCGCGGGCGTGTCGGCTTCACTCCCGGCGGCGGCGCGCTGTTTTATGGCACTGGCGGTATCAGCTATGCCAAGATTGACCACGATTTCAGCACCAGCAACACCGCCAACTCGTTCGCCGAAGTCAACGATGGCGATATGGTCTGGGGCTGGCAGGCCGGCGGCGGCACCGAGATCATGGTGACGAACAACGTCTCGCTCGGCCTCGAATACCTGTACAGCCGCTACAAGGATGACAAGTACAGCGTCGCGGTTGGTCCAGGCACGGCGCCTGCCACCAACCCGTTCCTGCTGAACGGCGGCGGCACCAACATGCGTATCCAGGACAAGTACCTTGATACTCATGCCCTACGCGCAACCGTAGGCTTCCGCTTCTGA
- a CDS encoding glycosyltransferase family 1 protein, which yields MNTLIAPAHPTSFSGLRVALFSGNYNYVRDGANQALNRLVGYMLRQGADVRVYAPKVENPAFPATGTLVGLPSFAIPGRAEYRFPLSLSPRVRRDLAAFDPHVVHVSSPDVVAHRAVSWARHRKLPILASVHTRFETYFRYYNMAWAEPIVEALMRRFYRRCDALVAPSESMAQVLRDQRMNYDIDIWSRGVDRDVFNPAARSLEWRRSFGIADDDVAIGFLGRLVMEKGLDVFSDSIDQLQRKGVKHKVIVVGEGPARDWFTARLPEAVFVGFQGGADLGRAVASMDVLFNPSVTETFGNVTLEAMACGVPVVAAAATGSQSLVDDGVSGRLIAPGAVRQFAEALRSYAQDADLRARHGAAGEERSLEFSWDRINQAVADTYLRLVRQKAQRRAK from the coding sequence ATGAACACTCTGATCGCCCCGGCACACCCCACCAGCTTTTCCGGTTTGCGCGTGGCGCTGTTCAGCGGAAACTACAATTATGTCCGCGATGGCGCCAATCAGGCGCTCAACCGGCTGGTCGGTTACATGCTGCGGCAGGGTGCCGATGTGCGGGTCTATGCACCCAAGGTTGAGAACCCGGCATTCCCGGCGACCGGCACGCTGGTCGGGCTGCCCTCGTTCGCCATTCCGGGCCGCGCCGAATACCGCTTCCCGCTCTCCCTAAGCCCTCGCGTTCGCCGTGATCTGGCAGCGTTCGATCCGCATGTGGTGCACGTGTCATCGCCTGATGTGGTGGCCCATCGGGCGGTTTCCTGGGCGCGGCACCGCAAGCTTCCCATCCTCGCTTCGGTCCACACCCGCTTCGAAACCTACTTTCGCTATTACAACATGGCCTGGGCCGAACCCATCGTAGAAGCGCTGATGCGGCGCTTCTACCGGCGTTGCGATGCGCTGGTCGCCCCGTCTGAATCAATGGCACAAGTGCTGCGCGACCAGCGCATGAACTATGATATCGACATCTGGTCACGCGGGGTGGATCGCGACGTGTTCAACCCTGCCGCGCGCAGCCTTGAATGGCGGCGGTCGTTCGGAATCGCTGACGATGACGTGGCAATCGGCTTCCTGGGCCGGCTGGTCATGGAAAAGGGTCTGGACGTGTTCTCGGACTCGATCGACCAGCTCCAGCGCAAGGGCGTAAAACACAAGGTCATCGTCGTCGGCGAAGGCCCCGCGCGCGACTGGTTTACCGCGCGCCTGCCCGAAGCGGTATTCGTCGGGTTTCAGGGCGGCGCGGATCTTGGCCGGGCGGTGGCAAGCATGGACGTGCTGTTCAACCCGTCTGTCACCGAGACGTTCGGCAACGTCACGCTCGAAGCCATGGCCTGCGGTGTTCCTGTCGTGGCCGCTGCGGCGACCGGCAGCCAAAGCCTGGTTGACGATGGCGTATCGGGGCGGCTGATAGCGCCGGGCGCGGTGCGCCAGTTTGCCGAAGCGCTGCGCAGCTATGCACAGGATGCAGACTTGCGCGCGCGTCACGGCGCTGCTGGGGAAGAGCGCAGCCTTGAGTTTTCATGGGATCGCATCAACCAGGCGGTTGCGGACACGTATTTGAGGCTGGTGCGCCAGAAGGCGCAACGGCGCGCGAAATAA
- a CDS encoding TonB-dependent receptor, translating to MPAETVDGNEIIVTASKREQTLQDVPIAVSVTSGAAIERAQIRDIKDLSSLVPSLRVNQLQSSANTNFYIRGFGNGANNAGIEPSVGLFVDGVYRSRSAAMIADLPDVQRVEVLKGPQSTLFGKNASAGVISMVTRKPQFELGGNIEASYGNFDALVLKGVITGPISETIAASIAGGYNKRDGFVEDRGTGEKENERNRWFARGQILLEPSTALSVRLIGDYSKIDENCCAVVNIRQAATTGAIKAIGAGRTVVNEPANMFDDVIYNNLASTNEIENWGLSGQIDYELGPINLTSITAYRRTDAVTNQDSDFTGVDLLGRNFQNLRLKTFTQEFRAATNWDGPVNALLGAFYFNETVDQTNEISWGADARPYANLLIQGVSGCAVGSPRCTSVPALEGQLSQLVGTNLSGTFFRNGQGLDEAYRLKNEAYSIFGQVDFKIADRLTVTAGLNYTHDSKKYATNTVSNDVFAGLDFVALGRAGGIAQGLAGFGVNPTNAAAVQAFATAPATAPIFQAIVAGATAASTNPALNPLLGLTPFQFFPPFQNVPNAVESGKISDGDFSYTARLAWEVTDTVNVYATYATGYKAASINLSRDSRPSGADLAALRAQNLAVANVGAGSRFAGAEDSTLYEFGLKGNWGVASANFAVFKQSIKGFQSNIFTGTGFFLANAGKQSAFGIEFDGSVRPVEELTLSVAMTYLDPKYDEFQLSAFGDLSGSRPAGVSPLSTTLALDYNQPVGGGNRVILHLDYHYEAPFQLVEGLPNLIFRNPDGTANVSQALAAAREFKQEINDVNASLTFAMENGLSLSVWGRNLLDNRNLLQIFDSPAQQGSLSGYPNQPRTYGVSARFQF from the coding sequence ATGCCGGCTGAAACGGTTGACGGGAACGAGATCATCGTCACCGCATCCAAGCGCGAGCAGACCCTGCAGGACGTGCCCATCGCGGTTTCGGTGACCAGCGGGGCGGCAATCGAGCGCGCGCAGATTCGCGATATCAAGGATTTGTCGTCGCTGGTGCCTTCGCTGCGGGTGAACCAGCTGCAAAGCTCGGCCAACACCAATTTCTACATCCGCGGTTTCGGCAACGGCGCCAACAACGCGGGCATCGAACCATCGGTGGGCCTGTTCGTGGATGGCGTGTACCGTTCGCGCTCGGCCGCGATGATCGCCGACCTGCCCGATGTGCAGCGTGTGGAAGTGCTGAAAGGTCCGCAGTCGACGCTGTTCGGCAAGAATGCCAGCGCGGGGGTGATCTCGATGGTCACGCGCAAGCCCCAGTTCGAACTGGGCGGCAATATCGAGGCGAGCTACGGCAATTTCGATGCGCTGGTGCTGAAAGGCGTGATCACCGGCCCGATTTCCGAAACCATCGCCGCCAGCATTGCCGGCGGGTACAACAAGCGTGACGGGTTTGTGGAGGATCGCGGTACGGGCGAGAAGGAGAACGAGCGCAACCGCTGGTTCGCGCGCGGGCAGATCCTGCTGGAGCCGAGCACTGCGTTGTCAGTGCGCCTGATCGGCGATTACAGCAAGATCGATGAAAACTGCTGCGCTGTGGTCAACATCCGCCAGGCTGCCACGACAGGCGCGATCAAGGCGATCGGCGCGGGCCGGACCGTCGTCAACGAACCGGCGAACATGTTCGACGATGTGATCTACAACAACCTTGCCTCGACCAACGAGATCGAGAACTGGGGGCTTTCGGGCCAGATCGATTACGAACTAGGGCCGATCAACCTCACCTCGATCACCGCCTATCGCCGCACCGACGCGGTGACCAACCAGGATTCGGATTTCACCGGGGTCGATCTGCTGGGCCGCAACTTCCAGAACCTGCGGCTCAAGACGTTTACCCAGGAATTCCGCGCCGCCACCAACTGGGACGGGCCGGTCAACGCCTTGCTGGGCGCATTCTATTTCAATGAGACGGTAGATCAGACCAACGAAATCTCGTGGGGTGCAGACGCGCGGCCATATGCCAATCTGTTGATCCAGGGGGTTAGCGGTTGTGCGGTCGGCAGTCCGCGCTGCACCAGTGTGCCAGCACTCGAAGGACAACTTTCACAATTGGTCGGAACCAATCTTTCCGGCACATTCTTCCGTAACGGGCAAGGCCTCGACGAAGCCTACCGCCTCAAGAACGAAGCCTATTCCATCTTCGGACAGGTCGATTTCAAGATCGCAGACCGGCTTACGGTGACTGCCGGTCTCAACTACACGCACGATAGCAAGAAATACGCGACCAACACCGTATCGAACGATGTTTTCGCCGGGCTTGATTTCGTCGCGCTGGGCCGTGCAGGCGGAATCGCGCAAGGGCTGGCCGGTTTCGGCGTGAATCCGACCAATGCGGCGGCGGTTCAGGCATTTGCCACCGCGCCCGCCACTGCGCCGATCTTCCAGGCGATTGTTGCCGGTGCCACCGCGGCTTCGACCAATCCGGCACTCAATCCGCTGCTGGGCCTCACCCCGTTCCAGTTCTTCCCGCCGTTCCAGAACGTGCCCAACGCGGTGGAATCGGGCAAGATCAGCGATGGCGATTTCAGCTATACGGCGCGGCTTGCGTGGGAGGTGACCGACACGGTCAACGTCTATGCAACTTATGCCACCGGCTACAAGGCCGCATCGATCAACCTTTCGCGCGACAGCCGCCCAAGCGGGGCCGATCTTGCCGCCTTGCGCGCGCAGAACCTGGCCGTCGCCAATGTCGGTGCGGGCAGCCGCTTTGCCGGGGCTGAGGATTCGACGCTTTACGAATTCGGTCTGAAGGGCAACTGGGGTGTGGCGTCTGCCAACTTCGCGGTGTTCAAGCAGTCGATCAAGGGGTTCCAGTCGAACATCTTCACCGGCACCGGCTTCTTCCTTGCCAACGCGGGCAAGCAATCGGCGTTCGGCATCGAATTTGACGGTTCGGTCCGTCCGGTCGAGGAGCTGACGCTATCAGTGGCGATGACCTATCTCGATCCCAAGTATGACGAGTTTCAGCTTTCGGCCTTCGGTGATCTCAGCGGGTCGCGTCCGGCCGGTGTCTCGCCGCTTTCGACCACGCTGGCGCTGGATTACAATCAGCCGGTCGGTGGCGGCAACCGCGTCATCCTGCACCTCGATTATCACTATGAAGCGCCGTTCCAGCTGGTCGAAGGCCTGCCCAATCTGATCTTCCGCAATCCCGATGGCACAGCCAACGTCAGCCAGGCACTTGCTGCGGCGCGTGAATTCAAGCAGGAAATCAACGATGTGAACGCATCGCTGACTTTCGCCATGGAAAATGGCCTGTCGCTCTCGGTCTGGGGCCGCAACCTGCTCGACAACCGCAACCTCCTCCAGATATTCGACAGCCCCGCCCAGCAAGGCTCGCTCTCTGGCTACCCGAACCAGCCGCGCACTTATGGCGTTTCGGCCCGGTTCCAGTTCTGA